The Pirellulimonas nuda genome includes a region encoding these proteins:
- a CDS encoding IS630 family transposase → MRIKDHLPIEELERLARAEKDIGRFQRLRIVLLGLEGWTAPAIATAVGLSRRICQRWAARYNAEGLAGLDDRRGREPRLPIDAEQEAAFRQRIEAGPVEGDEVCSLRGKDFQRILAAEFNLLRSLPSVYGLLHRLGYSCLRPRPRHRKADPARVEAFKQAWPERLDKIAAEHPGKRLRVYFQDESRFGQQGTNTNVWAEKGSRPTAVRQTEYEYLWVIGAVCPETGHAEGLLSPQLNTQIINSFLELFAKTIPEGEHAVMIWDGAGFHTAGAL, encoded by the coding sequence AGCTTGAGCGTCTAGCGCGGGCAGAGAAGGACATCGGCCGGTTCCAGCGGCTGCGGATCGTGCTGCTTGGTTTGGAGGGCTGGACCGCCCCGGCGATCGCCACGGCGGTGGGGCTGTCGCGTCGCATCTGCCAGCGGTGGGCCGCCCGCTACAACGCCGAGGGCCTGGCGGGGCTCGACGATCGGCGGGGGCGCGAGCCGCGGCTGCCGATCGACGCCGAGCAAGAGGCCGCGTTCCGCCAGCGGATTGAAGCCGGGCCGGTTGAAGGGGACGAGGTCTGCTCGCTGCGCGGCAAGGACTTTCAGCGGATCTTGGCGGCAGAGTTCAACCTGCTCCGGTCGCTGCCGTCGGTCTATGGGCTGCTGCACCGCTTGGGGTACAGCTGCCTGCGTCCTCGGCCGCGGCATCGCAAGGCAGATCCAGCGCGGGTCGAAGCGTTCAAGCAAGCGTGGCCCGAGCGCCTCGACAAGATCGCCGCGGAGCACCCGGGCAAGCGGCTGCGGGTCTACTTCCAGGACGAGTCGCGGTTCGGCCAGCAGGGGACCAACACCAACGTCTGGGCCGAGAAGGGCTCGCGGCCAACGGCGGTGCGTCAGACCGAATACGAGTACCTGTGGGTGATCGGCGCCGTGTGCCCCGAGACTGGGCACGCCGAGGGGCTCCTCAGCCCGCAGCTGAACACGCAGATCATCAATTCGTTCTTGGAGCTGTTCGCCAAGACCATCCCCGAGGGAGAGCACGCCGTGATGATCTGGGACGGCGCAGGCTTCCACACAGCGGGGGCCCTGTGA
- a CDS encoding IS3 family transposase, with amino-acid sequence MAHRVTRLEVRHSVPNPVSSSDHVAGTDTTTPSIPDKKSVGYFRPQRIAEVYAAVEAILQEEVAGASQVCRFLNVSRSAFYAWKGANSTPHEKEDLELAPLVRTIFQRHRRRYGTRRIASELSDMGRSCSRRRVAKLLQSQGLKAIQPKSYKPRTTESRHRLGYSPNLLLEGEEADGIDHLWVGDITYIPVDGRPFSYLATLMDRFSRRIVGWQLACDMTETLVLAALKEAIRSRQPGPGMIHHTDRGGQYAGAEYRGVLRRAAMRQSMSRADNCYDNAFMESCFGTFKTELEMTEYANHTIAFREIGGYIAYYNHERKHSALGYLTPAQFETHLDRSK; translated from the coding sequence ATGGCCCATCGCGTCACTAGATTAGAAGTCCGACATTCCGTCCCGAACCCGGTCTCATCATCGGACCACGTTGCCGGGACAGACACAACCACTCCATCCATACCCGATAAAAAAAGCGTTGGCTATTTTCGGCCGCAACGGATAGCGGAAGTCTACGCGGCGGTCGAAGCGATCCTGCAAGAGGAGGTCGCAGGGGCCAGTCAGGTGTGCCGGTTCCTGAACGTCAGTCGCAGCGCCTTTTATGCTTGGAAGGGAGCCAACTCAACGCCACACGAGAAGGAGGACCTGGAGTTAGCGCCGCTAGTACGCACGATCTTCCAGCGGCATCGTCGCCGATATGGAACCCGTCGGATCGCCAGCGAGTTGAGCGATATGGGACGATCTTGCAGTCGCCGCAGAGTCGCGAAACTACTGCAATCACAGGGCCTGAAGGCGATTCAGCCGAAGTCGTACAAACCGCGCACGACCGAGAGCCGCCATCGTTTGGGATACAGTCCCAACTTGCTCTTGGAAGGAGAAGAGGCCGATGGGATCGATCACCTATGGGTTGGAGACATCACGTACATCCCCGTGGATGGACGGCCGTTCAGCTACTTGGCCACATTGATGGATCGCTTCTCGCGGCGGATCGTCGGTTGGCAACTGGCCTGCGACATGACCGAGACCCTCGTGCTGGCCGCCTTGAAGGAAGCCATTCGATCGAGGCAGCCCGGCCCCGGAATGATTCACCATACCGACCGTGGCGGCCAGTACGCCGGCGCCGAGTACCGCGGGGTGCTACGCCGCGCTGCTATGCGACAGAGCATGAGCCGGGCGGATAACTGCTACGACAACGCCTTCATGGAATCCTGCTTCGGAACCTTCAAGACGGAGCTCGAAATGACCGAATACGCAAACCACACCATCGCGTTCCGGGAGATCGGGGGGTACATCGCCTACTACAATCACGAACGAAAACACTCCGCCCTCGGCTACCTCACTCCCGCCCAGTTCGAAACCCACCTCGACCGCTCAAAATAA
- a CDS encoding IS110 family transposase produces MGFEPEEVVAERPGSSVTLDEGIAMKRFIGLDVHKAVVEVCVIDEKGERVFRRRIDCTREALLRFAEELTGEDSVALEVTTNAWAVADLAPAVCRSGCCQQPDEDQGDRRGEGQDR; encoded by the coding sequence ATGGGCTTCGAGCCCGAAGAGGTAGTTGCCGAACGGCCCGGCTCGTCCGTCACGCTTGATGAGGGCATCGCCATGAAGCGGTTCATCGGGCTCGACGTCCACAAGGCGGTCGTCGAGGTGTGCGTCATCGACGAGAAGGGGGAGCGGGTCTTTCGCCGCCGGATCGATTGTACGCGGGAGGCCTTGCTCCGGTTCGCCGAGGAGCTCACCGGCGAGGACAGTGTGGCGTTGGAAGTGACGACCAACGCTTGGGCCGTGGCAGACCTTGCTCCGGCCGTTTGTCGGTCGGGTTGTTGTCAGCAACCCGATGAAGACCAAGGCGATCGCCGAGGCGAAGGTCAAGACCGATAA
- a CDS encoding IS110 family RNA-guided transposase produces the protein MKTKAIAEAKVKTDKVDAEVLAQLLRCDYLPSVWVPDDVTRTLRQLTGRRERLVTERTRLKNRIQSVLASILVPVPVKTLFCQVGLRWLAGCGLPAELRALVESDLRLIAVVDQEIDALEATLRQQAWGLPRVRLLMTVPGMDYCVALSLIAALGDLSRFEDGEHAASYLGLTPSVKQSAATCHYGPITVSGR, from the coding sequence ATGAAGACCAAGGCGATCGCCGAGGCGAAGGTCAAGACCGATAAGGTTGACGCCGAAGTGCTGGCGCAGCTCCTGCGGTGCGACTACCTGCCCAGTGTTTGGGTGCCGGATGACGTGACGAGGACGCTCCGCCAACTCACCGGCCGGCGCGAGCGGCTCGTAACCGAGCGAACGCGGCTGAAGAACCGCATCCAGAGCGTTCTGGCCAGCATCCTTGTACCGGTTCCGGTGAAGACGCTGTTCTGCCAGGTCGGATTGCGGTGGCTGGCGGGCTGTGGCTTGCCTGCAGAACTACGAGCGCTCGTCGAATCGGACCTGCGGCTGATCGCTGTTGTCGATCAGGAGATCGATGCCTTAGAGGCGACGCTTCGCCAACAGGCGTGGGGCCTGCCGCGCGTCCGGCTGCTGATGACGGTCCCGGGGATGGACTACTGCGTCGCTCTTTCACTGATCGCCGCCCTCGGAGACTTGTCTCGGTTCGAGGACGGTGAGCACGCCGCCAGCTACCTCGGCCTAACACCCTCGGTCAAGCAGTCGGCGGCCACGTGCCACTATGGTCCGATCACGGTGAGCGGACGGTGA
- the tnpC gene encoding IS66 family transposase has translation MNVAQLQQENQRLKERLAQLEATAEQFTDQLAQKQRLVASLEHQIKLLLERIRGSRQERIDPDQLLLFSLDELREIAAQLEQPPGDLIEEGPPGRRRKSPGRVGKLPDHLQREVVRHELPEAERACPGCGAQREEIGVESSEQLELVPARLKVVQHDRVKYACRGCQEHVAIADKPPQPIEKGLPGPGLCAHTVLSKFGDHVPLYRQEDIHARLGKTIRRSTLCGWQAALAQLALPLVMRMKHLVLQSQVIHTDDTSIKMLEPGRGVTRTCKFWPYLGDWLHPYAVYDFTTSRERDGPRKFLQGFQGYLQADAYSGYDCIYAGQQVQEVACWVHARRYWHQAQDNDPVRANTALSFIARLSQVEKQLRGACPEKNPQGERDFDAVAAGRRAHATPILDQFKAWLDRESEDQRVLPKSPIRAAFTYTQNQWEALCRYTEQGYLAYDNNTAERLVKLPAIGRKNFLFVGSENGGRGAAAMYSLVSSAKANGVEPFAWLRELFTQLPYRRESEAFAQTRRGQPVTSDGLDDLLPDHWLAANPKHVWKIDEVRRKERKRYE, from the coding sequence ATGAACGTTGCCCAACTGCAACAAGAGAACCAGCGTCTGAAAGAGCGGCTCGCGCAGCTCGAGGCGACCGCAGAGCAGTTCACCGACCAGCTCGCACAGAAGCAGCGGCTGGTCGCGTCGCTCGAGCACCAGATCAAGCTGCTGCTGGAGCGGATCCGCGGATCGCGGCAAGAGCGGATCGACCCCGACCAGCTGCTGCTGTTCTCGCTGGACGAGCTCCGCGAGATAGCCGCTCAGCTCGAGCAGCCCCCCGGCGACCTGATCGAAGAGGGGCCCCCAGGGCGTCGCCGCAAGTCCCCCGGCCGCGTCGGCAAGTTGCCCGACCACCTCCAGCGCGAGGTCGTGCGTCACGAGCTCCCTGAGGCCGAGCGGGCCTGCCCCGGCTGCGGCGCCCAGCGTGAAGAGATCGGCGTCGAGAGCAGCGAGCAGCTCGAGCTGGTCCCGGCCCGCCTGAAGGTCGTCCAGCACGACCGGGTGAAGTACGCCTGCCGTGGCTGCCAGGAGCACGTGGCGATCGCCGATAAGCCGCCGCAGCCGATCGAGAAGGGTCTGCCCGGCCCCGGGCTGTGCGCCCACACGGTGCTGAGCAAGTTCGGGGATCACGTGCCCCTCTACCGGCAAGAAGACATCCACGCGCGGCTCGGCAAGACGATCCGCCGCAGCACGCTGTGCGGCTGGCAGGCGGCGCTAGCGCAGCTGGCGCTGCCGCTGGTGATGCGGATGAAGCACTTGGTCCTCCAGTCGCAAGTGATCCACACCGACGACACCTCGATCAAGATGCTCGAGCCGGGCCGTGGGGTGACGCGGACCTGCAAGTTCTGGCCCTACCTGGGGGACTGGCTTCACCCCTACGCGGTATACGACTTCACCACGAGCCGAGAACGCGACGGACCCAGGAAGTTCCTGCAAGGATTCCAGGGCTACCTTCAAGCAGACGCCTACTCGGGCTACGACTGCATCTACGCGGGGCAGCAAGTGCAAGAAGTGGCCTGTTGGGTCCACGCGCGGCGGTACTGGCATCAGGCGCAGGACAACGACCCGGTCCGCGCCAACACGGCGCTGTCGTTCATCGCTCGGCTGTCGCAGGTCGAGAAGCAGCTGCGGGGGGCGTGCCCCGAGAAGAACCCGCAAGGGGAGCGTGACTTCGACGCAGTGGCCGCAGGGCGGCGGGCGCACGCCACGCCGATCCTCGACCAGTTCAAGGCGTGGCTCGATCGCGAGAGCGAGGACCAACGGGTCTTGCCCAAGAGCCCGATTCGCGCAGCGTTTACCTACACCCAGAACCAATGGGAGGCGCTCTGCCGCTACACCGAGCAGGGCTACCTGGCGTATGACAACAACACTGCCGAGAGGCTGGTTAAGCTTCCGGCAATCGGCAGGAAGAACTTTTTATTCGTCGGAAGCGAAAATGGCGGCCGGGGCGCGGCGGCGATGTACTCGCTGGTGAGCAGCGCCAAGGCGAACGGGGTGGAGCCGTTCGCGTGGCTGCGAGAGCTGTTCACGCAGCTGCCCTACCGGAGGGAAAGCGAGGCGTTCGCGCAGACGAGGCGAGGCCAGCCCGTGACCAGCGACGGGCTCGACGACCTGCTCCCCGACCACTGGCTGGCGGCGAACCCGAAACACGTCTGGAAGATCGACGAGGTCCGCCGCAAAGAACGCAAACGCTATGAATGA
- the tnpB gene encoding IS66 family insertion sequence element accessory protein TnpB (TnpB, as the term is used for proteins encoded by IS66 family insertion elements, is considered an accessory protein, since TnpC, encoded by a neighboring gene, is a DDE family transposase.): protein MLSVAAGTRVFVANGPTDMRKGFDGLQGLVTGVLEQDPLSGSLFLFVNRRRDKLKILYWDGDGLALWYRRLEAGTFQLPQMAADQRSAEIRSEELTMLLRGIDLKSARRKRFSLAS, encoded by the coding sequence ATGCTGAGCGTTGCGGCCGGCACGCGGGTCTTCGTCGCCAATGGCCCGACCGACATGCGAAAAGGGTTCGACGGCCTGCAGGGCTTGGTGACCGGGGTGTTGGAGCAAGACCCCCTCTCGGGATCCCTCTTCCTGTTCGTCAACCGACGGCGCGACAAGCTGAAGATCTTGTACTGGGACGGCGACGGCTTGGCGCTGTGGTACAGACGTCTGGAAGCGGGCACGTTTCAGCTGCCGCAGATGGCCGCCGACCAGCGGTCGGCCGAGATCCGCAGCGAAGAGCTGACCATGCTGCTGCGGGGTATCGACCTGAAGAGCGCCCGCCGCAAGCGGTTCTCGCTGGCGAGTTGA
- the tnpA gene encoding IS66 family insertion sequence element accessory protein TnpA — MAKQQRSAEKESFWRLAFEEFGSSGLSVRAFCEREGISTASFYAWRRSLQQLDSEPARVELIPVDVVEPPGGLSADRLELTTPGGFTLRFPADIAPRQLGAVLGVIEGGAPC, encoded by the coding sequence ATGGCGAAGCAGCAGCGTTCGGCGGAGAAAGAGTCGTTCTGGCGGTTGGCGTTTGAGGAGTTCGGGTCGAGCGGGCTTTCGGTGCGTGCGTTCTGTGAGCGCGAGGGGATCTCAACCGCGTCGTTCTATGCGTGGCGGCGATCGCTCCAGCAGCTGGACTCCGAGCCGGCGCGGGTGGAGCTGATCCCAGTCGACGTGGTCGAGCCACCCGGCGGGTTGTCCGCCGACCGTCTGGAGCTGACGACGCCGGGCGGTTTCACGCTCCGCTTCCCGGCCGACATCGCGCCGCGACAGCTGGGCGCCGTGCTTGGCGTGATCGAGGGAGGAGCGCCATGCTGA
- a CDS encoding transposase: protein MPGKKQKPTKPARRRFTKEFKEEAVQMLLDGHTASSISDRLGLSGANVLYRWKAEQLQQSGPVASSLEARVRELELELRRVERERDVLPLDRSTPRQGVITFGIEIRTGRLDDGVKLNAAAQNRRSG, encoded by the coding sequence ATGCCTGGTAAGAAGCAGAAGCCAACGAAGCCGGCCCGCCGTAGGTTCACGAAGGAGTTCAAGGAAGAAGCGGTGCAGATGCTGCTCGATGGCCATACCGCGAGCTCGATTTCTGATCGTCTGGGCCTCTCCGGCGCGAACGTGCTTTACCGCTGGAAGGCCGAGCAACTCCAACAGAGCGGACCGGTCGCCAGCTCGTTGGAGGCCCGCGTGCGGGAGCTGGAACTCGAACTGCGTCGCGTTGAACGAGAACGGGATGTCCTACCTCTGGATCGGTCAACTCCTCGGCAAGGTGTTATCACGTTCGGGATTGAGATTCGGACAGGACGTCTCGACGACGGAGTGAAGCTCAACGCGGCAGCGCAGAACAGGAGAAGTGGCTAG
- a CDS encoding carbohydrate-binding protein codes for MLAVSVPGLIEAEDFTSQVGVQNQATTDVGGGQNVAFINHDDSATYSLNVTQSGVYTATFRYASGGSGGTIAVVSGGQTLATMAIPPTGGWQVWRQASVPVQFVSPGVQDLTLQFSGGAGYLYNLNWIELTADAPPTPQSGRVEAEGFTTQVGVTSEPTSDVGGGQNLTAIDNGDSASYTVQVDQAGPHVATFRFASATSGGTINVASGGASIGSVQVGSTGGAQRWQEVSTVLNFAAAGAHVVTLSFAGGSGALMNLNWFELRNAESAEEASGLVAPSRLHFLSQAPYNSIQFFWTDNSTTDTGFLIEQKLDSGAWTPFATVALANASTHTVHGYDRSLTHEYRVSAIGSGGVSEASSAIRVVGSTDTLEVSPEVPGIRNPESYTIGGVTFSELQDQTPADPSQGKATQISSYFAVEVRAASGGGLLSSPVYETRPQIRNYLDQDDPANSGGHRPYGYGNYGPIERNSTRTLHSRHWTNIDASEDIVVRVTLLPGAPTSTISLNDLEIGPAPLSVVQVDPQTIDVTLPSGAEFTRHYRIAINKEAWSASSGRSENVYEAPLYVFVNPVHLAPASAPEDEYVEFFNSQLLVLGAGIHLPDDYWRFFGAGENSLVREFYAPGDAYLHGSFVYNNSNYPIKVWGRAIYSDEMFDVYLSNTDYQWSDPGRTPWAGMDSAAGNAWNLNPPWEARAYFDGSATYVASLEGFTNIGARMGTVNSGANARIIGHKDVGYGGGTYQRNGGFTYYEGVFMYNDDDVTYVHEDYEIHHSTTFNLINGPTFQFGWGDFNTQNAGGKVYDHVVLASDRPAGANFGKNHGVFNSRLRLDRLDYHGGGLWENLDVWGEDSIIFNLRVWDEDFDSSTNTVSYLQDKAFRNITVHDAPRADSILWGEQNAANNQSSYLRFFHFDNLVIAGNHVTDINDGDFFDYNSALLLHTVTFFSLPEVTAVPDAGSAPIGQTINLRAALNQKYVRADASLPASFAPLVANTNSSTAQFQVIDAGGGYIALRAPNGYLVKADSQRYGYLYTEPDLARGDANTTAVTDDAKFRWVNLPGGQFALYSKAMGLYVRAEANSGPEMPLYAASATIGVAETFSTGAIVAPTLPGDYNRDGFVDSADYTVWRDQLGDSVAAPFSGADGNGDLAVNHTDFEIWRTYFGQVPPAVAGLAETPLEVLAAPPVTPQVEATVWEVPPTVAALSMPIAGFNPEAARQPAAVAAAGQDPLLLLLAAQAADARSERFIEIDPIELDFSDLPAEDQPADWPTLVDEALSRSARL; via the coding sequence TTGCTAGCAGTTTCGGTTCCCGGCCTGATCGAGGCCGAGGATTTTACTAGTCAGGTGGGCGTCCAGAATCAGGCGACCACCGATGTAGGCGGCGGGCAGAACGTCGCCTTCATCAACCACGACGATAGCGCAACTTACAGCCTCAACGTCACCCAGTCCGGCGTTTACACGGCGACCTTCCGCTACGCATCGGGCGGGAGTGGTGGAACCATCGCCGTGGTTTCAGGCGGACAAACACTCGCCACCATGGCCATCCCGCCCACCGGTGGCTGGCAGGTTTGGCGTCAAGCGTCGGTTCCGGTGCAGTTTGTCTCGCCGGGCGTGCAAGACCTGACCCTCCAGTTTAGCGGCGGCGCCGGGTACCTCTACAATCTGAACTGGATTGAGCTAACCGCCGATGCGCCCCCCACGCCTCAGTCGGGTCGGGTCGAAGCGGAAGGCTTCACCACGCAGGTCGGGGTCACGAGCGAACCCACGTCCGACGTCGGTGGGGGCCAGAACCTCACCGCGATCGACAACGGCGACTCAGCGAGCTATACCGTCCAGGTCGATCAGGCGGGGCCTCACGTTGCCACGTTCCGTTTTGCCTCGGCGACCAGCGGCGGGACGATCAACGTCGCTTCCGGCGGCGCCTCCATCGGCAGCGTGCAGGTCGGATCGACAGGGGGCGCCCAGCGCTGGCAGGAGGTCTCGACGGTGCTCAACTTTGCTGCCGCCGGCGCCCACGTTGTCACACTTTCCTTTGCGGGCGGCAGCGGCGCTCTGATGAACCTCAATTGGTTTGAGCTTCGCAACGCTGAATCGGCCGAAGAGGCCTCCGGCCTAGTGGCGCCCTCGCGACTCCACTTCCTCAGCCAGGCGCCCTACAACTCGATCCAGTTTTTCTGGACCGACAACAGCACAACAGACACAGGGTTCCTCATCGAGCAAAAACTGGACAGCGGCGCGTGGACCCCGTTCGCGACGGTCGCGTTGGCGAACGCCTCAACCCACACGGTCCACGGATATGACCGGTCGCTGACCCACGAGTACCGCGTGAGCGCCATTGGCAGCGGGGGCGTATCCGAGGCCAGCTCAGCAATCCGTGTCGTTGGATCGACCGATACGCTCGAGGTCTCCCCAGAAGTCCCCGGCATCCGCAACCCGGAAAGCTACACGATCGGGGGCGTTACCTTCAGCGAGTTGCAGGACCAGACCCCAGCCGATCCCTCGCAGGGCAAAGCGACGCAGATATCGTCGTACTTTGCGGTGGAGGTGCGAGCGGCTTCAGGGGGGGGCCTCCTCAGTTCGCCGGTGTACGAGACTAGACCGCAGATTCGCAATTACCTGGATCAAGACGACCCAGCAAACAGCGGCGGCCATCGGCCCTACGGGTATGGCAACTACGGGCCGATCGAACGGAACTCGACCCGGACGCTCCACAGCCGCCACTGGACGAACATCGACGCGAGCGAAGACATCGTCGTGCGAGTGACGCTGCTCCCCGGAGCTCCTACGAGCACGATTAGCCTCAACGACCTAGAAATAGGTCCCGCGCCGCTGTCGGTGGTGCAGGTCGATCCGCAAACAATCGACGTAACGCTTCCCTCCGGAGCCGAGTTTACCCGCCACTACCGGATCGCGATCAACAAAGAGGCATGGTCCGCCTCGTCGGGACGCAGCGAAAACGTTTACGAAGCGCCGCTCTATGTGTTCGTCAACCCGGTCCACCTGGCGCCCGCGTCGGCGCCCGAGGACGAGTACGTCGAGTTCTTTAACAGCCAGCTCTTGGTGCTGGGCGCGGGAATCCACTTGCCGGACGATTACTGGCGCTTCTTCGGCGCCGGAGAAAACAGCTTGGTCCGCGAGTTCTACGCCCCCGGAGACGCCTACCTGCACGGCAGCTTCGTCTACAACAACTCGAACTACCCGATCAAGGTGTGGGGTCGCGCGATCTACAGCGACGAGATGTTTGACGTCTACCTCAGCAACACCGACTACCAGTGGTCCGATCCTGGCCGCACGCCTTGGGCGGGGATGGACTCCGCGGCAGGAAACGCGTGGAACCTCAATCCTCCGTGGGAGGCGCGAGCCTATTTTGATGGCTCCGCCACCTACGTGGCCTCGCTCGAAGGGTTCACCAACATCGGCGCCCGCATGGGGACCGTCAACAGCGGCGCCAACGCCCGCATTATTGGGCACAAAGACGTCGGCTACGGCGGCGGAACCTACCAGCGGAACGGCGGCTTCACGTACTACGAGGGCGTCTTCATGTACAACGACGACGACGTGACGTACGTGCATGAAGACTACGAGATACATCACTCCACCACGTTCAACCTGATCAACGGGCCCACCTTCCAGTTCGGCTGGGGAGACTTCAACACGCAAAACGCGGGCGGCAAGGTCTACGACCACGTCGTGCTCGCTTCGGACCGCCCCGCGGGCGCCAACTTTGGCAAAAACCATGGCGTCTTCAATAGCCGCTTGAGGCTCGATCGCCTTGACTACCACGGTGGCGGGCTGTGGGAAAACCTAGACGTGTGGGGAGAAGACAGCATCATCTTCAATCTGCGTGTCTGGGACGAAGATTTCGACAGTTCCACAAACACCGTCAGCTACCTGCAAGACAAGGCGTTCCGCAACATCACGGTTCACGACGCACCACGGGCCGACAGCATCCTGTGGGGCGAGCAGAACGCCGCGAACAACCAGTCGTCGTACCTGCGGTTCTTCCACTTCGATAACTTGGTGATCGCCGGCAACCACGTGACGGACATCAACGACGGCGACTTCTTCGACTACAACTCGGCGTTGCTGCTGCACACGGTCACGTTCTTCAGCCTGCCGGAGGTCACCGCCGTCCCTGACGCGGGGTCGGCGCCGATCGGCCAGACGATCAATCTCCGCGCTGCGCTCAATCAAAAGTACGTCCGTGCGGACGCATCGCTGCCGGCGAGCTTCGCGCCTCTGGTCGCCAACACAAACAGCAGCACCGCGCAGTTCCAGGTGATCGACGCCGGCGGCGGGTACATCGCCCTGCGGGCGCCCAACGGCTACCTGGTCAAGGCCGATTCGCAGCGGTACGGCTACCTTTACACGGAGCCCGACCTGGCGCGCGGCGACGCCAATACTACCGCCGTCACCGACGACGCGAAGTTTCGCTGGGTGAACCTGCCGGGCGGGCAGTTCGCCCTCTACTCCAAGGCGATGGGGTTGTACGTCCGCGCCGAAGCAAACAGCGGCCCCGAGATGCCCCTGTACGCCGCGAGCGCGACGATCGGCGTGGCCGAGACATTCTCTACCGGCGCGATCGTCGCCCCCACGTTGCCTGGCGACTACAACCGCGACGGCTTCGTTGACTCCGCAGACTACACCGTGTGGCGCGACCAACTCGGCGATTCGGTCGCGGCTCCTTTTAGCGGCGCCGACGGCAACGGCGACCTGGCGGTGAACCATACCGACTTCGAGATCTGGCGGACATACTTCGGTCAGGTTCCGCCCGCGGTCGCCGGGCTCGCCGAAACGCCGCTCGAGGTCCTTGCCGCACCACCCGTAACGCCGCAGGTCGAAGCAACTGTGTGGGAGGTCCCCCCCACGGTCGCGGCACTGTCGATGCCGATCGCTGGTTTCAATCCTGAAGCGGCTCGGCAGCCCGCGGCGGTCGCAGCCGCGGGGCAAGACCCCCTGCTGCTATTGCTCGCCGCACAGGCCGCGGACGCCCGAAGCGAAAGGTTCATCGAAATCGACCCTATCGAGCTGGATTTCAGTGACCTTCCGGCAGAGGACCAACCCGCCGATTGGCCCACCCTCGTCGATGAGGCACTGTCTCGATCCGCACGTCTCTAG